One Rosa chinensis cultivar Old Blush chromosome 5, RchiOBHm-V2, whole genome shotgun sequence genomic region harbors:
- the LOC112167418 gene encoding disease resistance protein At4g27190 isoform X3 produces the protein MALSTPTASATLHYAGPAPRWSHEVFLSFRGIDTRKGITSDIYDRLQNMRGIITFMDDQELEVGDVISPRLLTAIKESRFAIVVLSQHYASSSWCLEELTTIFQCMKDNNRILPLFYQVEPSHVRYQKGNFEVAFTKHESRQSIAKVKQWRDALQKVANLSGWDSKNYVSDKELVEDIVKLVWSRVLQARIENESTTRDFGSFKATRMAMGKVMTALKNDQVTVIGVHGMGGVGKTTMVKHVGAQARNNGLFDKVIMAVVSQSPDLKKIQAQLAEMLALKLEENTEEGRAYILKERIMRGNRILIILDDIWRKIELSSIGIPSNNELQMRNSKILLTTRIMHVCEDMDTQAKITLNILSEEDSLNLFLKKARMSFHESTEIYKVARKVVQKCGGLPIALIAVARALGDKDLEEWKEAAQRLQVSQPSNPEDERHVFECIKLSYDYLRSNDAKSCFLLCCLFPEDYEIPTEDLLKYGVGIGLFQDSNTMQEARARVELVVKSLKASSLLLEPKEKGCVRMHDVIRDVAISISLLEDGQRFFVKAGCELMEWPKINAHEGYSVISLMKNKISKLPEELAGFSMWWQQKQRNFSTLIARS, from the exons ATGGCTTTGAGCACCCCAACAGCCTCTGCAACTCTTCATTATGCTGGACCAGCCCCTCGGTGGAGCCATGAAGTGTTTTTAAGTTTCAGGGGTATAGACACTCGCAAAGGTATTACGTCCGATATATACGATAGATTGCAAAACATGAGAGGAATTATAACATTCATGGATGACCAAGAGCTTGAAGTAGGTGATGTTATTTCTCCCAGACTCCTAACCGCAATCAAAGAATCAAGGTTTGCAATAGTTGTTCTGTCGCAACACTATGCTTCTTCTTCCTGGTGTTTGGAGGAACTCACAACGATTTTCCAATGCATGAAAGACAATAACAGAATTCTGCCACTTTTCTATCAAGTGGAACCATCTCACGTACGATATCAGAAAGGGAACTTTGAAGTTGCTTTCACAAAGCATGAGTCGAGGCAAAGCATAGCGAAGGTGAAGCAATGGAGAGATGCTCTACAAAAAGTGGCCAATCTCTCTGGATGGGATTCCAAGAACTATGT ttctgataaaGAACTTGTCGAAGACATTGTGAAACTCGTGTGGAGTAGAGTACTTCAAGCACGTATAGAAAATGAGTCAACCACAAGGGATTTTGGATCGTTTAAAGCAACACGAATGGCTATGGGTAAGGTCATGACCGCGCTAAAAAATGATCAAGTCACTGTCATTGGGGTGCACGGTATGGGAGGGGTCGGAAAGACAACCATGGTGAAACATGTTGGTGCACAAGCCCGAAATAACGGGCTTTTTGATAAAGTGATTATGGCTGTTGTATCCCAAAGCCCTGACTTGAAAAAAATTCAAGCCCAACTTGCAGAAATGTTAGCCTTGAAATTGGAGGAGAACACAGAAGAAGGAAGAGCCTATATATTGAAGGAGAGGATAATGAGAGGCAACAGGATTCTTATTATCTTGGATGACATTTGGAGGAAAATAGAATTGTCAAGTATTGGAATCCCCAGCAACAATGAGCTTCAGATGCGCAATTCCAAAATACTACTCACCACAAGGATAATGCATGTATGTGAGGACATGGATACGCAGGCAAAGATCACTCTCAATATTCTGTCAGAAGAAGATTCTTTGAACTTATTCTTGAAGAAAGCAAGGATGTCATTTCATGAATCAACTGAAATCTATAAGGTAGCAAGGAAAGTAGTTCAAAAATGTGGAGGTCTACCAATAGCGTTGATTGCAGTTGCAAGAGCACTTGGAGATAAAGACTTGGAAGAGTGGAAGGAGGCAGCTCAACGACTACAAGTGTCTCAACCTAGCAACCCTGAAGATGAGAGACATGTATTTGAATGTATAAAGCTAAGCTATGATTACTTGAGATCTAATGATGCCAAGTCATGTTTCTTGCTTTGCTGCCTCTTCCCAGAAGACTATGAAATCCCAACTGAAGACTTGTTGAAATATGGGGTCGGGATAGGACTGTTTCAAGATTCCAACACAATGCAAGAAGCCAGAGCTCGAGTAGAATTGGTGGTGAAGTCCCTTAAAGCTTCTAGCTTGCTTTTGGAGCCGAAAGAGAAGGGATGTGTAAGGATGCATGATGTCATCCGCGATGTGGCCATATCAATTTCGTTACTTGAAGATGGTCAACGGTTTTTTGTAAAAGCTGGTTGTGAATTAATGGAGTGGCCAAAGATTAATGCACACGAAGGCTACTCTGTAATCTCACTGATGAAGAACAAAATTAGCAAGCTTCCTGAAGAGTTG GCTGGTTTCTCAATGTGGTGGCAACAAAAACAGAGAAACTTCAGTACATTGATTGCGAGGAGTTGA